The Glycine max cultivar Williams 82 chromosome 12, Glycine_max_v4.0, whole genome shotgun sequence genome window below encodes:
- the NF-YC08 gene encoding nuclear factor Y transcription factor family protein produces MRQAGAYSGLLCGGVSGRTGPHSLPLARIKKIMKNSGEGVKMISGEAPIIFSKACDLFIEELTRRSWIMAIQGKRRTLHKEDLASAVIATDIFDFLITLVSNSDSHAVGGATNVMEVETIDYS; encoded by the coding sequence ATGAGACAAGCTGGTGCATATTCAGGGTTACTGTGTGGTGGGGTATCGGGAAGGACAGGGCCCCACTCACTGCCCTTGGCAAGGATCAAGAAGATCATGAAGAATTCTGGGGAGGGTGTTAAGATGATATCAGGTGAGGCTCCAATTATTTTCTCCAAGGCTTGTGACCTCTTCATTGAGGAACTTACTAGAAGGTCCTGGATCATGGCCATTCAAGGCAAAAGGAGGACTTTGCACAAAGAGGATTTGGCTTCTGCTGTTATAGCCACTGATATATTTGATTTCTTGATCACTTTGGTTTCCAATTCTGACAGCCATGCAGTTGGTGGTGCCACAAATGTCATGGAGGTGGAAACTATAGATTACTCTTAA